Proteins encoded by one window of Panicum virgatum strain AP13 chromosome 7N, P.virgatum_v5, whole genome shotgun sequence:
- the LOC120681655 gene encoding WEB family protein At5g16730, chloroplastic-like translates to MQGSKTKSGSAEAKSNGKPEKEKKGGAGTPPTPKDSKPRKPAVPKASAAHGTPRAADKSPGSAERKAPTPKAASRLATPPEKQGKPAKPAQEQQAVKPPLELQGQLAAVQEELVKAKKQLVEKEKEKGEVLEELERAKKVADEANAKLHEALDAQRKAAEAEKFPASQSEQMSIESVQRKLESMQSQQEADAAALRSTVEQLEKARYELADAIDAKNEALSQVDDAIRASEAKAEEVELRTAEVKHLKELVDSKLDGKAKKTAERIQKLETENSALKLELEKAKAAQEKAVELERVAEQLKIDIADAKKAGSKSGELADQWQKKAQLLEVRLEEADQSNILKGESLNSAMEELDATSSLLRDKESKVAALQDKVRFLEDEVTRQKGGIDDSGKRLAAAEKEAADLWAQVEALRLKLRATEEEQMDALNSDKNASSEIETLTERKNQLAEELEASKDEVEKVKKAMEGLASALQEMSVESREAQEKYLLKQDEIERAHAQVEELNMSLKNTKENYEVMLDEANYEKVCLTKSVERLEAEAKNAHEEWQSKELSFVNSIKNAEEEIVAIRVQMDRTMEVVKDKENENAELQEKMQHLEAQLMEAKRIKEEAKAETIQWKEKLLDKENELQNIKQENDDLQAKESASSEKIKELSSQLANAKDGTINGSTKEEDNEKGGSEEDDEPVVVVAKMWENSKYTDYDSSKEKENDGDSQVDLDSNKGDAALDSNGLHSIKENSGSTSPTKQQQQQKKKPLLKRFGGLLKKKSEN, encoded by the exons atGCAGGGCTCCAAGACCAA ATCTGGCTCGGCCGAGGCGAAGAGCAACGGCAAGccggagaaggagaagaagggcggcgccggcacgcCGCCGACCCCCAAGGACAGCAAGCCCCGCAAGCCGGCCGTGCCCAAGGCGAGCGCCGCCCATGGCACGCCGAGAGCGGCTGACAAGTCCCCCGGGTCGGCCGAGCGCAAGGCGCCCACGCCCAAGGCCGCCTCCCGGCTCGCCACGCCTCCAGAG AAGCAAGGGAAGCCCGCGAAGCCGGCGCAGGAGCAGCAGGCCGTGAAGCCTCCTCTGGAGCTGCAGGGGCAGCTTGCCGCGGTTCAGGAGGAGCTCGTGAAGGCCAAGAAGCAGTTggtggagaaggagaaggagaagggggaAGTTCTCGAGGAGCTGGAGCGTGCCAAGAAGGTGGCTGATGAGGCCAATGCCAAGCTGCACGAGGCTCTGGACGCGCAGAGGAAGGCCGCGGAGGCTGAGAAATTCCCTGCTAGCCAGTCAGAGCAGATGAGCATCGAGTCTGTGCAGAGGAAGCTGGAGAGCATGCAGAGCCAGCAGGAGGCTGATGCTGCCGCGCTGCGATCGAcggtagagcaacttgagaagGCTAGGTATGAGCTGGCTGATGCAATCGATGCCAAGAACGAAGCACTCAGCCAGGTAGATGACGCCATTAGGGCCTCTGAGGCGAAGGCTGAGGAAGTTGAGCTCCGCACTGCAGAGGTTAAGCATCTCAAAGAGCTGGTTGATTCCAAGCTGGATGGCAAGGCAAAGAAGACTGCTGAGAGGATTCAGAAGCTTGAAACAGAGAACTCTGCATTAAAGCTTGAGCTCGAGAAAGCAAAGGCTGCTCAAGAGAAAGCGGTTGAATTGGAGCGTGTGGCTGAACAACTTAAGATTGATATTGCTGATGCTAAGAAGGCAGGCTCAAAGTCAGGCGAATTAGCTGATCAATGGCAGAAGAAGGCACAGCTTCTTGAGGTCAGATTGGAAGAAGCCGATCAGTCTAACATTTTGAAGGGTGAGTCATTGAATTCAGCGATGGAAGAACTGGATGCAACAAGTAGTTTGCTCCGTGATAAAGAATCCAAAGTTGCGGCTCTTCAGGACAAGGTCAGGTTCCTGGAGGATGAGGTTACTAGACAGAAGGGGGGTATTGATGATTCGGGCAAAAGGCTAGCTGCTGCAGAGAAAGAGGCAGCTGATTTATGGGCACAGGTCGAAGCACTAAGGTTGAAGCTCCGTGCAACGGAAGAAGAGCAAATGGATGCTCTGAACAGTGATAAAAATGCTAGTTCAGAAATAGAGACCCTGACTGAACGGAAGAACCAACTGGCCGAGGAGCTTGAAGCTAGCAAAGATGAAGTTGAGAAGGTTAAGAAAGCAATGGAAGGTCTAGCCTCGGCCCTACAGGAAATGTCAGTTGAATCTAGAGAAGCACAGGAGAAGTACCTTCTCAAACAAGATGAGATTGAGCGTGCTCATGCACAAGTAGAGGAACTTAACATGAGTCTGAAGAATACAAAGGAGAATTATGAGGTAATGCTTGATGAAGCAAACTATGAGAAGGTTTGCCTTACGAAGTCAGTTGAAAGACTAGAAGCAGAAGCTAAGAACGCGCACGAGGAATGGCAGTCCAAAGAGCTAAGTTTTGTCAATTCTATTAAGAACGCAGAAGAAGAAATAGTAGCTATCAGGGTTCAGATGGACAGGACCATGGAGGTGGTTAAGGATAAGGAAAATGAAAATGCTGAGTTGCAGGAGAAGATGCAGCACCTTGAAGCTCAGCTAATGGAAGCTAAAAGAATCAAAGAGGAAGCCAAGGCTGAAACTATCCAATGGAAGGAGAAGCTATTAGACAAAGAGAATGAGCTGCAGAACATAAAACAGGAGAATGATGATTTGCAGGCAAAGGAATCAGCTTCGtctgagaagatcaaggagctCTCTTCCCAGCTTGCTAATGCAAAAGATGGCACGATAAATGGTAGCACCAAGGAAGAAGATAATGAGAAGGGGGGCAGTGAAGAGGACGACGAACCTGTAGTAGTAGTTGCGAAAATGTGGGAAAACAGCAAGTACACTGACTATGACTCGTCTAAGGAGAAGGAGAATGACGGCGACTCACAAGTTGATTTGGACTCAAACAAAGGAGATGCAGCTCTTGACAGCAACGGGCTGCACTCGATTAAGGAGAACAGTGGCAGCACATCACCAAccaagcagcaacagcagcaaaagAAGAAGCCTTTGCTGAAGAGGTTTGGTGGTTTGCTGAAGAAGAAAAGCGAaaattag
- the LOC120683116 gene encoding uncharacterized protein LOC120683116 isoform X1 produces MLLGFLRRTAAAASSSPAAGLRQFQTAYHRSNERLSPARDQEVSYGLNLAIAGRGVIVKDKVFHNLETSKLQKAGATYLDKQSGIPLHVRGDVTGRVPDVSKAQFAKLLKLVTFHLSSISCLYVQDGAISSSGECDAKVRIISDNPSAIMLLSNILWKIPDRAISHDTSPLTIYATSSISNNIKTILGSGTQYANGFAAADIERASLILCGKAFADSAIVKDALTAVTAPILSARGGLPVPGWLLCFGGSIVLLFAPVEIILSCSEIQDALLSIDCGAVISSKGSTMLFPTKAKREPKLFTKPTTVIIVSSDSTGAIPSVSKLSPGQAAYHFLVGYHDGKFIPAYSRGPSPADPLALASSLFTHLKEDDTPTYLINAKHSGKFFDGKGFMKLLELALSQNLPDIKTEDFRVGELKGKYRSFLSRKFGKCLPEEFSF; encoded by the exons ATGCTGCTGGGCTTcctccgccgcaccgccgcggccgcatcgtcctcgccggcggcgggcctccGACAG TTTCAGACTGCATACCATAGAAGCAACGAGAGGCTATCACCTGCCCGAG ACCAAGAAGTTTCATACGGTCTTAATTTGGCCATTGCTGGAAGAGGTGTCATTGTGAAAGATAAGGTCTTCCATAACTTGGAGACAtccaaacttcagaaagctggTGCTACTTACCTAG ACAAACAGTCTGGTATTCCACTTCATGTTAGAGGAGATGTCACTGGCAGGGTCCCTGATGTTTCAAAAGCTCAATTTGCAAAGCTTCTGAAACTG GTCACATTTCACCTTTCATCCATCTCATGTCTATATGTTCAAGATGGTGCCATTTCTTCTTCCGGAGAATGTGATGCAAAGGTCCGAATCATTAGTGATAACCCCTCTGCTATTATGTTACTGTCAAATATCCTTTGGAAAATACCAGATCGTGCAATTTCCCATGACACATCCCCTTTGACTATATATGCTACCAGTTCCATAag TAATAACATCAAGACTATTCTTGGTTCTGGAACACAATATGCTAATGGCTTTGCAGCAGCGGACATTGAACGTGCATCTCTAATCCTATGTGGTAAAGCATTTGCTGATTCAGCTATTGTGAAAGATGCCCTTACTGCTGTGACAGCCCCGATATTATCTGCAAGAGGCGGCCTTCCTGTTCCAGGCTG GCTTCTGTGCTTTGGTGGTTCTATTGTATTATTGTTTGCTCCAGTGGAGATAATCTTGTCCTGCTCAGAAATTCAGGATGCTCTATTGTCTATTGACTGTGGTGCAGTCATCTCTTCTAAAGGGTCTACTATGCTTTTCCCTACCAAGGCAAAGAGGGAGCCAAAATTGTTTACCAAACCAACTACAGTAATTATTGTATCATCAGATAG CACTGGTGCCATACCATCAGTATCAAAGCTCTCTCCTGGCCAGGCTGCTTACCATTTCTTGGTTGGGTACCATGATGGTAAATTCATCCCGGCTTACAGCAGGGGGCCCTCTCCTGCTGACCCACTTGCACTTGCAAGTTCCTTATTCACACAT TTGAAAGAAGATGATACACCAACATATCTGATCAATGCTAAGCACTCTGGAAAGTTCTTTGATG GCAAGGGGTTTATGAAACTGTTAGAGCTGGCACTATCTCAGAATCTGCCTGACATCAAAACTGAAGACTTTAGAG TTGGCGAACTTAAGGGGAAGTACAGGAGCTTTCTATCCAGGAAATTTGGGAAATGTTTACCCGAGGAATTTTCTTTCTAG
- the LOC120683116 gene encoding uncharacterized protein LOC120683116 isoform X2 — MLLGFLRRTAAAASSSPAAGLRQFQTAYHRSNERLSPARDQEVSYGLNLAIAGRGVIVKDKVFHNLETSKLQKAGATYLDKQSGIPLHVRGDVTGRVPDVSKAQFAKLLKLVTFHLSSISCLYVQDGAISSSGECDAKVRIISDNPSAIMLLSNILWKIPDRAISHDTSPLTIYATSSISNNIKTILGSGTQYANGFAAADIERASLILCGKAFADSAIVKDALTAVTAPILSARGGLPVPGWLLCFGGSIVLLFAPVEIILSCSEIQDALLSIDCGAVISSKGSTMLFPTKAKREPKLFTKPTTVIIVSSDSTGAIPSVSKLSPGQAAYHFLVGYHDGKFIPAYSRGPSPADPLALASSLFTHFAFLDGH; from the exons ATGCTGCTGGGCTTcctccgccgcaccgccgcggccgcatcgtcctcgccggcggcgggcctccGACAG TTTCAGACTGCATACCATAGAAGCAACGAGAGGCTATCACCTGCCCGAG ACCAAGAAGTTTCATACGGTCTTAATTTGGCCATTGCTGGAAGAGGTGTCATTGTGAAAGATAAGGTCTTCCATAACTTGGAGACAtccaaacttcagaaagctggTGCTACTTACCTAG ACAAACAGTCTGGTATTCCACTTCATGTTAGAGGAGATGTCACTGGCAGGGTCCCTGATGTTTCAAAAGCTCAATTTGCAAAGCTTCTGAAACTG GTCACATTTCACCTTTCATCCATCTCATGTCTATATGTTCAAGATGGTGCCATTTCTTCTTCCGGAGAATGTGATGCAAAGGTCCGAATCATTAGTGATAACCCCTCTGCTATTATGTTACTGTCAAATATCCTTTGGAAAATACCAGATCGTGCAATTTCCCATGACACATCCCCTTTGACTATATATGCTACCAGTTCCATAag TAATAACATCAAGACTATTCTTGGTTCTGGAACACAATATGCTAATGGCTTTGCAGCAGCGGACATTGAACGTGCATCTCTAATCCTATGTGGTAAAGCATTTGCTGATTCAGCTATTGTGAAAGATGCCCTTACTGCTGTGACAGCCCCGATATTATCTGCAAGAGGCGGCCTTCCTGTTCCAGGCTG GCTTCTGTGCTTTGGTGGTTCTATTGTATTATTGTTTGCTCCAGTGGAGATAATCTTGTCCTGCTCAGAAATTCAGGATGCTCTATTGTCTATTGACTGTGGTGCAGTCATCTCTTCTAAAGGGTCTACTATGCTTTTCCCTACCAAGGCAAAGAGGGAGCCAAAATTGTTTACCAAACCAACTACAGTAATTATTGTATCATCAGATAG CACTGGTGCCATACCATCAGTATCAAAGCTCTCTCCTGGCCAGGCTGCTTACCATTTCTTGGTTGGGTACCATGATGGTAAATTCATCCCGGCTTACAGCAGGGGGCCCTCTCCTGCTGACCCACTTGCACTTGCAAGTTCCTTATTCACACAT TTTGCTTTTCTGGATGGACACTAA